In Bosea sp. (in: a-proteobacteria), one DNA window encodes the following:
- a CDS encoding DUF2093 domain-containing protein, with the protein MNISERLPPHGPEAVIDYGPGDFRVVKPGAFVRCAVTGAPIRLDDLRYWSIEWQEAYATSEAALLRLKRAGRA; encoded by the coding sequence ATGAATATCAGCGAGCGCCTTCCGCCGCACGGCCCCGAAGCGGTCATCGATTACGGCCCCGGCGATTTCCGCGTCGTCAAGCCGGGCGCTTTCGTGCGCTGCGCCGTGACGGGCGCGCCGATCCGTCTCGACGATCTGCGCTACTGGTCGATCGAATGGCAGGAGGCCTACGCCACCTCGGAAGCCGCCCTGCTCAGGCTCAAGCGCGCCGGCCGGGCGTGA
- the lpxK gene encoding tetraacyldisaccharide 4'-kinase, which translates to MRLSAPRFWWRDKPGLLARLLQPLGFVYGRITARRMRQPGIEAGLPVICIGNFVAGGAGKTPTAIAVVRLLAERGEKPFVLMRGYGGRLSGPVEVDPDRHRAADVGDEPLLMARHARTVIARDRAAGARLARGLGASLVVMDDGLQNPALTRHLKLAVVDGASGAGNGLCLPAGPLRAPLAMQMDEADAVIVIGRGEAGERVAALARTQGKPVVAARLEPAEAAARRLAGAKVVALSGIGRPEKFAATLRETGASLVAEQVHGDHHAYGLADIAAVLATARGHGALIATTEKDWTKLAPLWPEEALGSLVVVPVTLAFAEPAAIADLLATVTPGRRA; encoded by the coding sequence ATGCGGCTCAGCGCGCCACGCTTCTGGTGGCGGGATAAGCCCGGCCTGCTCGCCCGGCTCTTGCAGCCGCTCGGCTTCGTCTACGGGCGGATCACCGCGCGGCGGATGCGGCAGCCGGGCATCGAGGCGGGGCTGCCGGTGATCTGCATCGGCAATTTCGTCGCCGGCGGCGCCGGCAAGACGCCGACAGCGATCGCCGTCGTCCGCCTCCTGGCGGAGCGGGGCGAAAAGCCCTTCGTGCTGATGCGCGGCTATGGCGGCAGGCTTTCCGGGCCGGTCGAGGTCGACCCCGACCGGCATCGCGCCGCCGATGTCGGCGACGAGCCTCTGCTGATGGCCCGCCATGCCCGCACCGTCATCGCCCGCGACCGGGCGGCCGGCGCGCGGCTGGCGCGGGGCCTGGGCGCGAGCCTCGTCGTCATGGATGACGGGTTGCAGAATCCGGCGCTCACCCGGCATCTGAAGCTTGCGGTGGTGGACGGGGCGAGCGGCGCCGGCAATGGCCTATGCCTGCCGGCCGGCCCCTTGCGCGCCCCGCTCGCCATGCAGATGGACGAAGCCGACGCCGTCATCGTGATCGGCCGGGGCGAGGCCGGGGAGCGAGTCGCGGCGCTCGCGCGCACGCAGGGCAAGCCGGTCGTCGCGGCGAGGCTGGAGCCCGCGGAAGCCGCCGCACGCCGGCTCGCCGGGGCGAAGGTCGTGGCGTTGTCGGGGATCGGGCGGCCGGAAAAATTCGCCGCGACGCTCAGGGAAACGGGCGCGAGCCTCGTTGCCGAGCAGGTCCATGGCGACCACCACGCCTATGGCTTAGCGGATATCGCCGCCGTGCTCGCGACAGCACGGGGGCACGGCGCGCTCATCGCGACGACGGAGAAGGACTGGACCAAGCTCGCGCCGCTCTGGCCGGAGGAGGCGCTGGGCTCGCTCGTCGTGGTTCCGGTCACGCTGGCTTTCGCGGAACCGGCCGCGATTGCGGACCTGCTCGCCACCGTCACGCCCGGCCGGCGCGCTTGA
- a CDS encoding 3-deoxy-D-manno-octulosonic acid transferase has product MSGKGAILHGYRYATALLEPAAAGLLIWRRRRGKEDPARLAERRGQASVKRPNKPLVWLHGASVGETVTLLPLIAKLQKRGFAVLVTSGTVTSARLMAARLPGGAIHQYIPLDVPRYMRRFMDHWRPSLCLICESEIWPNLLVEAQRRDIPVVMVNGRMSERSFARWYRMPRTSCFLLSCFEACLAQSQGDAERLAQLGAPRVSVAGNLKFDVPAPPADSDTLAILDGQTTGRPVWIAASTHPGEDELVLAAHLAIKPYLPKLLTIIAPRHPQRGPDIEALVEANEVAVSRRAAGESPERTVDLYIADTVNELGLFYRLSQVAFLGGSLVEGIGGHNPIEPAKLGCALLHGPHVHNAAEIFAAFDRDGGAREVTDAQALAGAVLRWLNDPAGARQAARAAAQTAAGLGGALGRTLDAIEPLLMRVALGQRESVS; this is encoded by the coding sequence ATGAGCGGCAAGGGCGCGATCCTGCACGGCTATCGCTACGCCACGGCCCTGCTCGAGCCTGCGGCGGCGGGGCTTCTCATCTGGCGCCGGCGGCGCGGCAAGGAGGATCCCGCCCGGCTCGCCGAGCGGCGCGGCCAGGCGAGCGTCAAGCGACCGAACAAGCCCCTGGTCTGGCTGCACGGCGCCAGCGTCGGCGAGACGGTGACGCTGCTGCCGCTGATCGCCAAGTTGCAGAAGCGGGGTTTCGCGGTGCTGGTGACGTCCGGCACCGTCACCTCGGCCAGGCTGATGGCCGCGCGCCTGCCGGGCGGCGCGATCCACCAGTACATCCCGCTCGACGTGCCGCGCTACATGCGCCGCTTCATGGATCACTGGCGCCCGAGCTTATGCCTGATCTGCGAATCCGAGATCTGGCCGAACCTCCTGGTCGAGGCGCAGCGGCGCGACATCCCCGTGGTGATGGTCAACGGCCGGATGTCGGAGCGCTCCTTCGCGCGCTGGTACAGGATGCCCAGGACCTCGTGCTTCCTGCTCTCCTGCTTCGAAGCCTGCCTCGCCCAGTCGCAGGGCGATGCCGAGCGGCTCGCCCAGCTCGGCGCGCCGCGCGTCAGCGTCGCCGGCAATCTGAAATTCGACGTGCCGGCCCCGCCCGCCGATTCCGACACGCTCGCCATCCTCGACGGCCAGACGACCGGTCGCCCGGTCTGGATCGCCGCCAGCACCCATCCGGGCGAGGACGAGCTCGTGCTCGCCGCCCATCTCGCCATCAAGCCCTATCTGCCGAAGCTGCTCACCATCATCGCGCCGCGCCACCCGCAGCGCGGCCCGGACATCGAGGCGCTGGTCGAGGCGAACGAGGTTGCCGTCTCACGCAGGGCCGCCGGCGAGAGCCCGGAGCGGACCGTCGATCTCTACATCGCCGATACCGTCAACGAGCTCGGGCTGTTCTACCGGCTCTCCCAGGTCGCCTTCCTCGGCGGCTCGCTGGTCGAGGGCATCGGCGGACACAATCCGATCGAGCCGGCCAAGCTCGGCTGCGCGCTGCTGCACGGACCGCATGTCCACAACGCCGCCGAGATCTTCGCCGCCTTCGATCGTGACGGCGGCGCGCGCGAGGTCACCGACGCGCAGGCGCTGGCAGGCGCCGTGCTGCGCTGGCTCAACGACCCGGCCGGCGCCCGGCAGGCGGCGCGGGCCGCCGCGCAGACCGCGGCCGGGCTCGGCGGCGCGCTCGGCCGCACCCTCGACGCCATCGAGCCGCTCCTGATGCGGGTCGCGCTCGGCCAGCGCGAGAGCGTCTCCTGA
- a CDS encoding lysophospholipid acyltransferase family protein, giving the protein MGFSILKTRMAQETLGRLLAGYLRLVRRTNRIAFEPADIYDHVRPELPLIFAMWHGQHIMIPFARPEWMPACSLVSRHGDGGFNAVALRELGIGAIRGSGALGRKIREKGGASAFLAMMRRLAAGDTMVLTADVPKRARIVGPGIIALARASGRPIRAVAVVTSRRIDFKSWDRASIGLPFGRCAIVVGEPILVARDADEATQEAARLELQASLDDVHARGYALVGSRDPGAGLREQPA; this is encoded by the coding sequence ATGGGCTTTTCGATCCTCAAGACGCGCATGGCGCAGGAAACGCTCGGCCGGCTGCTCGCCGGCTATCTGCGCCTCGTCCGGCGCACGAACCGGATCGCCTTCGAGCCCGCCGACATCTACGATCATGTCCGGCCGGAGCTGCCGCTGATCTTCGCGATGTGGCACGGCCAGCACATCATGATCCCCTTCGCCCGGCCGGAGTGGATGCCGGCCTGCTCGCTGGTCTCGCGCCATGGCGATGGCGGCTTCAACGCGGTGGCGCTGCGCGAGCTCGGCATCGGCGCGATCCGCGGCTCGGGCGCGCTCGGCAGGAAGATCCGCGAGAAGGGCGGCGCCAGCGCCTTCCTCGCCATGATGCGCCGGCTCGCGGCCGGCGACACCATGGTGCTCACCGCCGACGTGCCCAAGCGCGCCCGCATCGTCGGGCCCGGCATCATCGCGCTGGCGCGAGCGTCCGGCCGGCCGATCCGGGCGGTCGCGGTCGTGACCAGCCGCCGCATCGATTTCAAGAGCTGGGACCGCGCCTCGATCGGCCTGCCCTTCGGGCGCTGCGCCATCGTCGTAGGCGAGCCGATCCTGGTCGCGCGCGACGCCGACGAGGCGACGCAGGAAGCGGCGCGGCTCGAGCTGCAGGCAAGCCTCGACGACGTTCATGCCCGCGGCTACGCGCTCGTCGGCAGCCGCGACCCGGGCGCCGGTCTGCGCGAGCAACCGGCATGA
- a CDS encoding DUF4170 domain-containing protein, with protein sequence MSAEPDQKQLLHLVLGGELASLEGITFKDLSKLDIVGVFPNYASAHAAWKAKAQQTVDQAQTRYFIVHLHRLLDPETGKG encoded by the coding sequence ATGAGCGCGGAACCGGACCAGAAACAGCTCCTCCATCTCGTCCTTGGCGGCGAGCTCGCCTCGCTCGAAGGCATCACCTTCAAGGATCTGTCGAAGCTCGACATCGTCGGCGTCTTCCCCAACTACGCCAGCGCCCATGCAGCCTGGAAGGCCAAGGCACAGCAGACGGTCGACCAGGCGCAGACACGCTATTTCATCGTCCATCTCCACCGGCTGCTCGACCCCGAGACCGGCAAGGGCTGA
- a CDS encoding 3'(2'),5'-bisphosphate nucleotidase CysQ, producing MNPTTLPIAAELMRAAGESCLEAGAIALELFRPGAATAARTWSKSGGSPVTEADIGVDTFLRIRLSELLPDAAWLSEETVDDAQRLSRRFVWVVDPIDGTRAFMQGSPDWAVCVALLDQGSPVLGIVHAPACGATYRALLGGGATLNGAAIRTSAAQSLTGARIAGPRPMLEALAQFESFQAVGRIPSLALRLTRIAEGTIDAGLISPDARDWDLAAADLVLSEAGGRLTDGEGRPVAYNRDVPVHGLLAASTESLALPLQAAVERLRDGRTQPA from the coding sequence ATGAATCCTACCACGCTACCGATCGCGGCCGAACTCATGAGGGCCGCCGGTGAAAGCTGCCTGGAAGCCGGTGCGATCGCGCTCGAGCTGTTCCGGCCCGGCGCGGCGACCGCGGCGCGGACCTGGTCGAAGAGCGGCGGATCGCCGGTGACCGAGGCCGATATCGGGGTCGACACCTTCCTGCGGATCCGGCTTTCGGAATTGCTGCCGGACGCCGCCTGGCTCTCCGAGGAGACGGTCGACGACGCCCAGCGGCTGTCGCGCCGCTTCGTCTGGGTCGTCGACCCGATCGACGGCACGCGCGCCTTCATGCAGGGCTCGCCGGACTGGGCGGTCTGCGTCGCGCTGCTCGACCAGGGCTCGCCCGTACTCGGCATCGTCCATGCCCCGGCCTGCGGGGCGACCTATCGCGCGCTTCTCGGCGGCGGCGCGACCTTGAACGGCGCGGCGATCCGCACCTCCGCCGCGCAAAGCCTGACCGGCGCGCGCATCGCCGGCCCCAGGCCGATGCTCGAGGCGCTGGCGCAGTTCGAGAGCTTCCAGGCCGTCGGCCGGATCCCCTCGCTCGCGCTCAGGCTGACGCGCATCGCGGAGGGCACGATCGATGCCGGGCTGATCTCGCCCGATGCCCGCGACTGGGATCTGGCGGCGGCCGATCTCGTGCTGAGCGAGGCCGGCGGGCGGCTCACCGACGGCGAGGGCCGGCCCGTCGCCTATAATCGCGACGTGCCCGTCCACGGCCTGCTCGCGGCGAGCACCGAGAGCCTCGCCTTGCCGTTGCAGGCGGCGGTCGAACGTTTGCGCGACGGACGGACGCAGCCCGCCTGA
- a CDS encoding DUF6101 family protein has protein sequence MASVTPAAGEGGLAPLLPGGPTQTAIVSRNPMPPRPVAPAIERVGSVRILRGAAAWRGVALRMAHPAGDDERFELALTAGDGRSVVVASAGADDAVALWRDFGRTSGLTLLLETAEGVVSEPYPQLGRLALGAVRIRRRHGLLRGRRPRFLTRRKTGRLAELPVIVGGDRMTD, from the coding sequence ATGGCCAGCGTCACGCCGGCCGCCGGGGAGGGCGGTCTTGCACCGCTCCTTCCCGGCGGTCCGACACAAACAGCGATCGTTTCCCGCAACCCGATGCCGCCCCGGCCGGTCGCCCCGGCGATCGAGCGCGTCGGCTCCGTGCGGATCCTGCGTGGCGCCGCCGCCTGGCGCGGGGTCGCGCTGCGCATGGCCCATCCGGCCGGCGACGACGAGCGCTTCGAGCTGGCGCTCACGGCGGGCGACGGCCGCTCGGTGGTGGTGGCCTCGGCCGGCGCGGACGACGCGGTCGCGCTCTGGCGGGATTTCGGCCGCACCAGCGGGCTGACTCTCCTGCTCGAGACCGCCGAGGGCGTGGTGAGCGAGCCTTATCCGCAGCTCGGGCGGCTGGCGCTGGGCGCGGTTCGCATCCGCCGCCGCCATGGCCTGCTCCGGGGCCGCCGGCCGCGCTTCCTCACCCGCCGCAAGACCGGGCGCCTCGCCGAGCTGCCGGTGATCGTCGGCGGCGACAGGATGACGGATTAG
- the ubiA gene encoding 4-hydroxybenzoate octaprenyltransferase yields MSGPNSAQATPGRDAPLPDAITGHWVDRRAPRAIRPFLKLARIERPIGWWLLLLPCWWAAGLAAIAAGQPYPDPWHCLIFLVGAVLMRGAGCTFNDIVDRKLDAEVARTRGRPLPSGQVTAKAAALFMVAQALGGLVVLMQFNRFTILLGIASLAIVAVYPFMKRVTDMPQFVLGLAFSWGGLMGWSAVFGRLDPPAFLIYAAAIAWTVGYDTIYAMQDLEDDVIAGIRSSARYFGGHTREAVALCFALAAGLSGAAIWQVGGGLAAWLGFAAFALHLARQVTRINGASAAQALSLFRSNRDAGLMLAAGLALDAMSRNWLLG; encoded by the coding sequence ATGTCGGGCCCCAATTCGGCGCAGGCGACGCCGGGCCGCGACGCCCCGCTTCCCGATGCGATCACGGGGCATTGGGTCGATCGCCGGGCGCCGCGCGCCATCCGGCCGTTCCTGAAGCTCGCGCGCATCGAACGACCGATCGGCTGGTGGCTCCTGCTGCTGCCATGCTGGTGGGCGGCGGGGCTTGCCGCCATCGCCGCCGGCCAGCCTTACCCCGATCCCTGGCACTGCCTCATCTTTCTCGTCGGCGCGGTCCTGATGCGCGGGGCGGGCTGCACCTTCAACGACATCGTCGACCGCAAGCTCGACGCCGAGGTCGCGCGCACGCGCGGCCGCCCGCTCCCCTCCGGGCAGGTGACGGCGAAGGCCGCCGCGCTGTTCATGGTCGCGCAGGCGCTCGGTGGCCTCGTCGTGCTCATGCAGTTCAACCGCTTCACCATCCTGCTGGGCATCGCCTCGCTTGCGATCGTCGCGGTCTATCCGTTCATGAAGCGGGTGACGGACATGCCCCAGTTCGTGCTGGGGCTGGCCTTCTCCTGGGGCGGGCTGATGGGCTGGAGCGCCGTCTTCGGCCGGCTCGACCCGCCGGCCTTCCTGATCTACGCCGCGGCCATCGCCTGGACCGTCGGCTACGACACGATCTACGCGATGCAGGACCTCGAGGACGACGTCATCGCCGGCATCCGCTCGAGCGCGCGTTATTTCGGCGGCCATACCCGCGAAGCGGTGGCGCTGTGCTTTGCGCTCGCCGCCGGGCTTTCCGGCGCGGCGATCTGGCAGGTCGGCGGCGGCCTCGCCGCCTGGCTCGGCTTTGCCGCCTTCGCGCTCCATCTCGCCCGGCAGGTGACGCGGATCAATGGCGCGAGCGCGGCGCAGGCGCTCAGTCTGTTCCGTTCAAACCGGGATGCCGGGCTCATGCTGGCGGCCGGGCTCGCGCTCGATGCGATGAGCCGGAACTGGCTTTTGGGCTAA
- a CDS encoding 16S rRNA (uracil(1498)-N(3))-methyltransferase — MSAPDFARHRLFVEPALSAAAILPLDRDQANYLLNVLRLRAGDTVLVFNGRDGEWLACLVPEGRKQASLEPVRQTKPQPPAPDLHYLFAPLKAARLDYMAQKAVEMGAGTLQPVLTRRTQVSRLNRERLRANAVEAAEQCGILSLPVIAPERPLEAALAELSPERLLVFCDEGMGQESPVAALAAREPAPLAVLIGPEGGFDEAERALIRARPNTLPVSLGPRILRADTAAVAALALVQAVLGDWPRG; from the coding sequence ATGTCCGCCCCCGATTTCGCCCGCCACCGGCTCTTCGTCGAGCCTGCGCTGTCTGCGGCCGCGATCCTCCCGCTCGACCGCGACCAGGCCAATTACCTCCTCAACGTCCTGCGCCTGCGGGCCGGGGACACCGTCCTCGTCTTCAACGGGCGCGACGGCGAATGGCTGGCGTGCCTCGTGCCGGAAGGGCGCAAGCAGGCGAGCCTCGAACCCGTCCGGCAGACGAAGCCGCAGCCGCCGGCGCCGGACCTGCATTATCTGTTCGCGCCGCTGAAAGCTGCGCGGCTCGACTACATGGCGCAGAAGGCGGTCGAGATGGGGGCCGGCACCCTCCAGCCGGTGCTGACCCGGCGCACGCAGGTCTCGCGGCTCAACCGCGAGCGCCTGCGCGCCAACGCCGTCGAGGCGGCCGAGCAATGCGGCATCCTGAGCCTGCCGGTGATCGCGCCGGAGCGCCCGCTCGAAGCCGCGCTGGCGGAGCTTTCGCCGGAGCGGCTCCTGGTCTTCTGCGACGAGGGGATGGGGCAGGAAAGCCCGGTCGCGGCGCTGGCGGCGCGCGAACCGGCCCCGCTTGCCGTGCTGATCGGCCCCGAAGGCGGCTTCGACGAGGCCGAGCGGGCGCTGATTAGGGCGCGGCCCAACACGCTGCCGGTCTCGCTCGGCCCGCGCATCCTCAGGGCGGATACCGCGGCGGTGGCCGCGCTTGCTCTGGTCCAGGCGGTTCTCGGCGACTGGCCGAGAGGTTGA